In Candidatus Methylacidiphilales bacterium, the genomic stretch CAAGGGTGAGATAGTCTAATCCTACCTCGCAGAGAAAATTCAGCCGTTGATGAATCTCTTTCAATAAATCTGCAGCAATGCGAGCATCGCGTCCTTTGAGAGAGATAGTCTGAAGATACGCTTGCAACTCTGTAAGCGGCAGTCTCATCAACTCGGGCAATCGCGGACCGCAACTCTCCTGTGTTTTTTGTTTTCCCTTGCGTAGCGAAGTTCTTTCTCGCTGACCCCATTTTCCATAAGGAAGTCGGACAGCGCGAGCTATCGCATTCAATCTCTCTCCGCTGCAGGTCGGGCAAGTTTGAACCAATTCATGCCTAATCTCTTCCCCTTGAATCTCACGTTCTAGTTCTTCAGCACCTACGACACCGTGCCCTTCGCATGTTGGACACCATCCGTGTGGACTATTAAACGAAAACCAGCGCGGGTCAGGCTCATCGAAGGAGCGCCCACTCGTTGGGCAATACCAATGGCGACTGTAAATCGTTTCGTTTTTTTGATTATCAAGGGTGTAGATCGTGCCGTTGCCGATTAACAGACCTTCCCGGAGGCATTTTTCGTTTTCGATGCGTGTCTTTTTTGAGGAAACGTTGCCGAGCACGACGTCAATCGTATGCTCAACATAGCGGTCGAGTTTTTTGAAATGCGTCGGCTTGATCCATTTGCCATCGATTCGGAGATAGGGATATTGATTTCGCATCGCCCATTGTGCCACATCTGCATGGTAGCCTTTTCTGCTTTTGATAATGGGCGCAAGAATGGTGAGCTCTTTTTTCTTTTTGATCTCTGAAAGGATTTTTTCAACGAGTGCGTCAGGATTTATTTTTTGGGCAGGCTCTCCATTGTCTGGATCATGGGGGACGCCGAGCTTTGCATAAAGAAGACGCAGGAAATGATAAATCTCCGTCACTGTAGCCACTGTGCTTTTAGCTCCGCCACGAGAGCGGCGCTGCTCGATTGCTACGGAGGGCGGCAAACCTGTGATCTGATCCACATCGGGCTTGGAAAGCTGTTCGACGAATTGACGCGCATAGACGTTTAAGCTGTCGAGATAACGGCGTTGGCCTTCTGCGAAAAGGATGTCAAAAGCCAAGGTAGATTTACCTGAGCCGCTCAGGCCTGTGATGACGTGAAATTTTCCTAGCTCGAATTGTGTGTTGATATTTTTGAGATTGTGTTCCCTCGCTCCGCGTAAAATGATTGCCTTCCGCGCCGCAGAGTTGGAAGGCTCTTCATTGATATGATTTTCGAGCTGAATAGGAGCAGTCAGAGTGATCGGGCTGGATTTCTTATTAAGACGTTGTGAGAGATAGCGGCCGGTGAGACTTTGCGGATGGTTTGCTATGTCATAGGGTGTGCCGCAGGCGACGATCTCTCCGCCGTGTTCGCCAGCGCCAGGGCCGAGGTCTATGATCCAGTCTGCGGATTGTATGAGGTCGAGTTGATGTTCGATAACGATGAGGCTGTAACCTTGATTGACGAGCTTGCGTAGGACTTGAATAAGAAGTTGCACTTCGCGGAAGTGTAGGCCGGTAGTTGGCTCATCGAGAATAAGAAGCTTGTGACGGGCTTGGGATAAGGAATTGTGATCAGTCGAGCGAGAATCTAAGGCTTCGGAGTTAGAAGGCTGGCTGTTCTCAGTTATCTCGTCTTCGTCGGATTCGCTTGAGTCATCTTGTGGTGAAGTTATGCCCGACATGTGGCTCATGAGTTTGAGACGTTGGGCTTCGCCGCCAGATAGTTGGTTGAGGGGCTGTCCAAGCTTCAGATAGCCGAGGCCGACTTCTGCTAGAGCTGTCAAGGCTTGAACTATTTTTTGTCTGAGCAGACGTTCACGAGGAAGAGATTGAGGATTGGAATGGTGGGATGAGAGAGGCGTGCGGATTGTTTTTGAAAAGAAGTCGATTGATTGATCAACGGTAAAGTCGAGGATTTGATCAATTGTTCGTCCACGATATTCTACTTGCAGGATGTGATTTTGAAATCGGCGACCGTTGCAGACTGGGCATTGAATCCAGACGTCGGCGAGGAATTGCATGGTCACACGTTCATATCCGGCGCCTTGGCAGTGCGGACATCTTCCGGAGTCGCTATTAAAGCTGAACGAGGAGGCATCTAGGCCGCGGCGGATCGCTTCATCGGTGCTTGCAAATAGCTGACGTATGGCTTCGTAGGCTCCACTGTAGATGACGGGATTCGAGCGTGGAGTCTTGGTGAGAGGGGATTGATCGACGATGATGAGATCTTGGATTTTCTCTGCTCCGTGTAGGGCCTCGCATCCTTCATAAGCTTGGCTGATGCCGGAACGAACTCGGTTTATGTTTTTGACGAGGACTTCGTGAATGAGAGTGCTTTTGCCTGACCCGCTGACGCCTGTGACCGCGACAAAACGAGCCAACGGGATATCGACGTTGATGTGTTTGAGATTGTTGGCATGAGCTTGGAGAATACGGATGTAATCCGATGGAGGCGCATCAGTTGTGGTGGAGAGCGGTGTAGGGGCGCGATCGGATCGGAGCCATTGAGCTGTAAGAGTGCGAGGGTCGGCTAAAATTTCAGACGGCGTGCCTTGCGCGACGATTTGGCCGCCTTCTAAGCCGCTTCCTGGGCCGATCTCGATGAGGTGGTCAGCAGACGTGATGACCATTTCATCGTGCTCAACGACAAGCAGTGTATTGCCGCGATCGCGGAGAAGACGCATAGCGCTGATGAGCCGGTCGTTATCGTGGGGATGCAGACCGATTGTAGGCTCGTCGAGAACGAAGAGGGTGTTGACGAGGGAGTTGCCGAGGCAAACGGTGAGATTGACGCGTTGGATTTCGCCTCCGGAGAGCGTGCGGGATGCGCGGTTGAGGTGCAGGTAGCCGAGACCGATGTGGTTGAGATAACGAAGACGGGTGATGATTTCTTGCGTCAACCGCAGGGACACTTCGTCCAAAGCTGTATGAGACAGAGTCTCAAAATAATGAAGGGCTTGGTGAAGAGGTAGAGCGTTAATTTCGGCGATGGTAAGTGGCGTCGTGGGGTGATTTAGCTTGTATTGTAGCGTCTCACGAGCGAATCGGTCTCCTTTGCATTCCGGGCAGGTGAGATAAGCACGGTAGCGCGAGAGTAGGACGCGAACGTGCATTTTGTAAGTTTTTGTTTCTAGCCAACGGAAATAACCTGCAACTCCGGGCCACGATGGCATGGATTTGGGCTGTGCGTGGCTGGAGCCGGTATGAGAATCGGTTTGACCAAAGAGAATTAGATTTTGAACTTCTTGCGGGAGGCTGTTGAACGGTGCATCCACATCGATGCGATGTGCTTGGCAGAAACGAAGCAGCTCGCGTTGCCACTCAGCGCCTTGCTCGCCGCGGAAGGGTTTGACGACGCCTTGTCGAATCGAGAGGGATCGATCGGGGAGGGCAAGGTTGTAGTCGATTTCAATGACTCGACCGAAGCCGTGACATCGCGGACAAGCACCGATGGGGTGATTGAAGGTGAATTGTTCAGGCGTGGGGGCGCGGTATGATTTCCCTGTGTAGGGATCGCGCCATTGTGAGGTAAAACGTTTTTCAGCCCCTACGCGCCGACTTGTGGCGTCGTAGGAAAGGAAAATCACTGTCTCTTGGCCGTAGTGATAGGCCATCTCGATGGCTTCGACTGCGCGTGAGGTATTTTCAGCTGCGACTCGAAGACGATCGAGAACGACTGGGAGGGTGTGGAGCGTTGTATTCAGATTTGAGGCGTCTTGGAGAAGTTCTTCAATTCGGACTACTGCATGATCGAGCCACACTCGAGTGAAGCCTTGCGTTTGAACAAATGACAAAGCTTCAGATAATGGGGTGTGTCGAGGAAATTTTACTTCGAAGACAACAATGCAGTCTCTTTCAGGCCATGCTTTGCAAAGCTCATCCCAGGCCTCGCGAGGGGTGTAAGGGTGAATTTTTTGTTGACCATCATCAGAATACAAGACTGCAAGCCGCGGAAAGAGTAGTTTTAGATAATCGGCGATTTCCGTC encodes the following:
- the uvrA gene encoding excinuclease ABC subunit UvrA, whose product is MAHDFIRVEGARTHNLKNISLSIPHHKITVLTGPSGSGKSSLAFHTLYAEGQRRYVETFSPYTRQFLDRMPKPDVDRIEGIPPAIAIEQANAVKTSRSTVGTMTEIADYLKLLFPRLAVLYSDDGQQKIHPYTPREAWDELCKAWPERDCIVVFEVKFPRHTPLSEALSFVQTQGFTRVWLDHAVVRIEELLQDASNLNTTLHTLPVVLDRLRVAAENTSRAVEAIEMAYHYGQETVIFLSYDATSRRVGAEKRFTSQWRDPYTGKSYRAPTPEQFTFNHPIGACPRCHGFGRVIEIDYNLALPDRSLSIRQGVVKPFRGEQGAEWQRELLRFCQAHRIDVDAPFNSLPQEVQNLILFGQTDSHTGSSHAQPKSMPSWPGVAGYFRWLETKTYKMHVRVLLSRYRAYLTCPECKGDRFARETLQYKLNHPTTPLTIAEINALPLHQALHYFETLSHTALDEVSLRLTQEIITRLRYLNHIGLGYLHLNRASRTLSGGEIQRVNLTVCLGNSLVNTLFVLDEPTIGLHPHDNDRLISAMRLLRDRGNTLLVVEHDEMVITSADHLIEIGPGSGLEGGQIVAQGTPSEILADPRTLTAQWLRSDRAPTPLSTTTDAPPSDYIRILQAHANNLKHINVDIPLARFVAVTGVSGSGKSTLIHEVLVKNINRVRSGISQAYEGCEALHGAEKIQDLIIVDQSPLTKTPRSNPVIYSGAYEAIRQLFASTDEAIRRGLDASSFSFNSDSGRCPHCQGAGYERVTMQFLADVWIQCPVCNGRRFQNHILQVEYRGRTIDQILDFTVDQSIDFFSKTIRTPLSSHHSNPQSLPRERLLRQKIVQALTALAEVGLGYLKLGQPLNQLSGGEAQRLKLMSHMSGITSPQDDSSESDEDEITENSQPSNSEALDSRSTDHNSLSQARHKLLILDEPTTGLHFREVQLLIQVLRKLVNQGYSLIVIEHQLDLIQSADWIIDLGPGAGEHGGEIVACGTPYDIANHPQSLTGRYLSQRLNKKSSPITLTAPIQLENHINEEPSNSAARKAIILRGAREHNLKNINTQFELGKFHVITGLSGSGKSTLAFDILFAEGQRRYLDSLNVYARQFVEQLSKPDVDQITGLPPSVAIEQRRSRGGAKSTVATVTEIYHFLRLLYAKLGVPHDPDNGEPAQKINPDALVEKILSEIKKKKELTILAPIIKSRKGYHADVAQWAMRNQYPYLRIDGKWIKPTHFKKLDRYVEHTIDVVLGNVSSKKTRIENEKCLREGLLIGNGTIYTLDNQKNETIYSRHWYCPTSGRSFDEPDPRWFSFNSPHGWCPTCEGHGVVGAEELEREIQGEEIRHELVQTCPTCSGERLNAIARAVRLPYGKWGQRERTSLRKGKQKTQESCGPRLPELMRLPLTELQAYLQTISLKGRDARIAADLLKEIHQRLNFLCEVGLDYLTL